The following proteins come from a genomic window of Lolium rigidum isolate FL_2022 chromosome 5, APGP_CSIRO_Lrig_0.1, whole genome shotgun sequence:
- the LOC124652338 gene encoding dormancy-associated protein homolog 3-like → MGLLDQLWDDTVAGPRPDHGLGKLRKYASFSPSSTTAASGAAGSVAAAPAVTRSITILRPPALSVTSPRSESGSAPSSPASVPDSPFGGTATTPRGEGWSKFRRKGRMAADGTDVASSPGTPRSPTVYDWVVISSLDR, encoded by the exons ATGGGACTTCTCGACCAGCTGTGGGACGACACGGTGGCCGGGCCGCGGCCGGACCACGGCCTCGGCAAGCTCCGCAAGTACGCCTCCTTCTCGCCGTCCTCCACCACCGCGGCGTCCGGTGCCGCGGGCtccgtggcggcggcgccggcggtgacGCGTAGCATCACCATCCTCCGCCCGCCGGCCCTGTCCGTGACGTCGCCGCGCAGCGAGTCCGGCTCCGCGCCGTCGTCCCCTGCCAGCGTCCCGGACTCCCCCTTCGGCGGCACAG CAACGACACCCAGGGGAGAGGGCTGGAGCAAGTTCCGCCGGAAAGGCAGGATGGCCGCCGACGGCACGGACGTCGCCAGCAGCCCCGGCACGCCGCGAAGCCCCACCGTCTACGACTG GGTGGTCATCAGCTCGCTCGACCGCTAA